In the genome of Luteitalea sp., the window TCCAGATTGTCCCAACGCACCTCGCGGAAGAACTGTTGAATGATGCCGTGCAGCATCGGGCCCCGCCAGATGACCGGCGACTCATCGCCCGCGAGAAAACCCATCGAGACAACCTGCAAGTCGTACTTCTCCGCGGGCACGATCTTGTTCCCGTCGCTCGCGAGCTGCGTACGAACGCCGAGCATGATGGGCACGTTCGGACCATAGATGTCGCCATCCAATATCCCGACGCGGCTGCCGCGCGCGGCGAGCGCCAGCGCGACGTTCACCGCAACCGTGGTCTTGCCCACTCCTCCCTTACCGGCACCCACAGCGATGACGTTCTTGACACCTGGCACCGGCAGCCGCCCGGCCTCCGGCATCACACTCCGCACGCTTGCCGTCATCGTCACGTCCACTGCGCTCACGCCAGGGAGCTCGGCCACAGCCGCGCGCGCCTGGTCTCGAAGCTGATCCTTCACGGGACAGGCTGGAGTCGTGAGCTCGATGGTAAAGGAGACCTGCTCGCCTTGCACGTGCAGCTCTTTCACGAAGCCGAGGCTGACGATGTCACGGTGCAGATCTGGATCGTGAACGACTTTCAGCGCCTCGAGCACGGCGCCTTCGGTGACGGAAGTGGATGGCATGATCTCGTCTCGCAGTCGGTGAACCGTCCCGGTGGCTCGATGCCCACGTACGGCTGGGCATCAGGCCACTGAGCGTCGCGGAGGGTGGCGACGGCTCGTGGACGTAGGGTGGACGTCAGCCACCCCTCATGGCAGGAGCAACCTGCGACGGCAGGAAACAGCCCTCAGTCGATCTTACCGCAGCGGATTAGACACCGACCTGCGTCGCCGAGAAATCGCCCAAAATCGGCAACCGGAACCACTCGGCCTGGAACGCCTTCACGATGCAGAGGATCCAGACGACCAGAAAGACGATGCCCACGATGGGCCACAGCAGGATGGTGAGCCAACCGAGGACCGGGATCATGCCAAAGACGACGAGCAGCATCCAGACCGCCACCCATGCCACCAGGAGCGCAGTCGACTGCATGGCGTGGAACCTGACGAACTTGCTCTCCTTCTCGATCACGAGGAACACAATCCCAATGATGAAGAGGTAGCCCAAAGCTGCAGCAAGGTTCGGCTCCAGCCCGGTTGACGATTTCTCCGTGGCCGACGTCTCCATTGGTCCTCCCAGGTCTGCTTACCTCAGCATCATACAACGGGACAAGGTGAGGGGGCGAGGGGGTGACAAGGTCACGTGCGGGCGATTCGATGTCTTGCGGTCGACCTCGTGCGACCTTTCACGCCACGTGATGTGGGCTCCCGAAGCCTGAAGGCCCCCTTCACCGTGTCACCCAGTCACCGTGTCACCCAGTCACCCTGTCATCGCCCTACTCCCTCACTCCAAACAACCTCCGCGTATCGGGGTGAATCAGGACCCAAATCGTGTACAGACCGAGAGCGGTGCCAAACGGCACCATGAAGAGATCGAGCACAGACAGGGGAAATGCTGCCAGGCGAGCCCAGGGCCGGTAGCCTCGCAGCGCCAGGCCGGCGCCAGCCGACGCGGCGCCCCAGAGCAGCAGGAAAGCCGCCACGCCAAAGAACAAGCCAGCCGCGAGGGAGGCCGCCACACGGACCTCCGCGCCACCAGCCAGGCTCACGGCGCCGACACCAAGCGCCGCCAACGCTAACGCGGCAAGACCAGCGAGCGCACCGGCGATGATATGGAGCCGCCCTACGAGGTCGGCGTGAGTGTGCATACGGCTGCGAATGACGCCGCGCACGCGTCAATCAATGTGACAGGATGCGGGCTCAGCGGACCGACACTTGAACGACCACTCGCGTCGGCGCGTTGGGATCGCGCAGACGGAAGTGGAGTGAGACACCATCCCGTAGGCCGGGCGGCATGCGCAACACGAGATAACGCGGCAGGAGAGCGCTTCCCTCGCCAGCGCAGCCCTCGCAACGGGCGCCCCACGACTCGCCACGCCCGCCGCATGCCGCACACGTCGTAGGAAGACAGATCCGAATGGGAACGCGGCCGCCACGCCGGGCCTCGAGGCCCGTGAGCGCGACACATGCTACCGTGGCCGGACCACCGTCATCGCGCTCGAAGAAGCGGCGCCGAGCACGCTCCACCGCAGCGGTGGCGGATGGAAAATCAACAGCCACCTCGTCACCGAACCAGCGGAGGTCGCTGGGAAGGGCAGAGACGCGGGTCGCCAGCGCGCTCTCTACGCGGGCAAGCGGACCGCTCCACCCGGCGCGCCGATGGCGCATGCGCACGCCGCTCGGGCCCGTGG includes:
- a CDS encoding P-loop NTPase, producing MPSTSVTEGAVLEALKVVHDPDLHRDIVSLGFVKELHVQGEQVSFTIELTTPACPVKDQLRDQARAAVAELPGVSAVDVTMTASVRSVMPEAGRLPVPGVKNVIAVGAGKGGVGKTTVAVNVALALAARGSRVGILDGDIYGPNVPIMLGVRTQLASDGNKIVPAEKYDLQVVSMGFLAGDESPVIWRGPMLHGIIQQFFREVRWDNLDYLVIDLPPGTGDVALSLSQTVPVAGAIAVTTPQTVSLADTRRAVAMYRKLRIPVIGLIENMSHFVCRECGRESDIFGKGGGERLSEELEVPFLGRIPLYEPIRVGGDTGVPIVLAEPESPATDAFLTAAERAAAQVSIASFKGIPLTPVTG
- a CDS encoding DUF4870 domain-containing protein, whose protein sequence is METSATEKSSTGLEPNLAAALGYLFIIGIVFLVIEKESKFVRFHAMQSTALLVAWVAVWMLLVVFGMIPVLGWLTILLWPIVGIVFLVVWILCIVKAFQAEWFRLPILGDFSATQVGV